One Bradyrhizobium sp. CCGB12 genomic window carries:
- the flaF gene encoding flagellar biosynthesis regulator FlaF has translation MTFEAYEAVVDESGHEARGRERQALSLGIDRLERIQRGGFRLEDLVESLLYVRRLWTIFIEDLSHPENGLPDKLRADIISIGLWVVKEADRLREEKSNDVMQLIEINRLIRDAL, from the coding sequence ATGACGTTTGAAGCCTATGAAGCGGTCGTCGACGAGAGCGGTCATGAGGCGCGGGGCCGCGAGCGGCAGGCGCTCAGCCTCGGCATCGACCGGCTCGAGCGGATTCAGCGAGGTGGATTCCGCCTCGAGGATCTGGTCGAGAGCCTGCTCTATGTGCGGCGGCTGTGGACGATCTTTATCGAAGATCTCTCGCACCCGGAGAACGGACTTCCGGACAAGCTGCGAGCCGACATCATCTCGATCGGCTTGTGGGTCGTCAAGGAAGCCGACCGCCTTCGCGAAGAGAAATCGAACGACGTGATGCAGCTCATCGAAATCAACCGTTTGATCCGAGACGCTCTTTGA
- the flbT gene encoding flagellar biosynthesis repressor FlbT, producing the protein MKISLRAGERIYINGAVLRVDRKVSVELVNDVMFLLEGQVMQAPDATTAMRQLYFIVQLMLMNPTDVKDASVLYAQHHAALLVVCENREMIDGLAAIDELVETTRYFEALKRIRALFPVEQAILAGAATVSPFEAA; encoded by the coding sequence ATGAAAATCTCCTTGCGGGCGGGTGAACGGATCTACATCAACGGTGCGGTGCTGCGCGTGGACCGCAAAGTCTCCGTCGAGCTCGTCAACGACGTGATGTTCCTGCTCGAAGGGCAGGTCATGCAGGCACCTGACGCCACCACGGCGATGCGGCAGCTCTATTTCATCGTGCAGCTGATGCTGATGAACCCGACCGACGTCAAGGACGCATCAGTGCTCTACGCCCAGCATCACGCCGCCCTGCTGGTGGTGTGCGAGAACCGCGAGATGATCGACGGGCTTGCCGCGATCGACGAGCTGGTCGAGACGACCCGCTACTTCGAGGCGCTCAAGCGGATCCGGGCGCTGTTCCCGGTGGAGCAGGCCATCCTGGCCGGCGCCGCCACCGTTTCCCCATTCGAGGCTGCCTGA
- a CDS encoding flagellar hook-associated family protein, with protein sequence MMSANYISTLMLSSALRSSITNNQAALSKASKEATTGRFADVGLELGTGTGRDVSLRAEFNFADQLVDTNELVAGRLDVTQNRITQLGTTASEFLKNLIAARDADSGAKIILPSASANLQDLIGALNVSYNGAYLFGGINTQTVPVTNYTAGSASKNQVDADFLASFGFSQSSASVSTITPAQMQNFLDNTLDSEFASPAWNTNWSSATDQTLSSRISTTEVVDSSVSANQPGFRKLAEAYTMLTDLGNTSLSKDTFQVVVDKAISLVSGAINDLAVLGGTVGSIQQRVTGATEKLKIQKDILNDQIVKMEAVDPTEASVRVNTLQTQIQTALALTSQLQKISLINYL encoded by the coding sequence ATGATGAGCGCGAACTACATCTCGACCCTGATGCTGTCCTCGGCCTTGAGGTCCTCGATCACGAACAACCAGGCCGCCCTGAGCAAGGCCTCGAAGGAGGCGACCACCGGCCGTTTCGCCGATGTCGGCCTCGAGCTCGGCACGGGCACGGGCCGCGACGTGAGCCTGCGCGCCGAATTCAACTTCGCCGACCAGCTCGTCGATACCAACGAGCTCGTCGCGGGCCGGCTCGACGTGACGCAGAACCGGATCACCCAGCTCGGCACGACCGCGTCGGAATTCCTCAAGAACCTGATCGCGGCCCGCGATGCCGACAGCGGTGCAAAGATCATCCTGCCGAGCGCTTCAGCGAACCTTCAGGATCTGATCGGTGCGCTCAACGTCTCCTACAATGGGGCGTACCTGTTCGGCGGCATCAATACGCAGACCGTGCCGGTCACGAACTACACGGCCGGCTCGGCCAGCAAGAACCAGGTCGATGCCGACTTCCTGGCGAGCTTCGGCTTCTCGCAGTCGTCGGCCAGCGTGAGCACAATCACGCCGGCGCAAATGCAGAATTTCCTCGACAACACCCTCGATAGCGAGTTCGCGAGCCCGGCCTGGAACACCAACTGGTCGTCGGCCACCGACCAGACGCTGTCGAGCCGCATCTCCACGACCGAGGTCGTCGACAGCTCCGTCAGCGCCAACCAGCCCGGCTTCCGCAAGCTGGCCGAGGCCTACACCATGCTGACCGATCTCGGCAACACGAGCCTGAGCAAGGATACGTTCCAGGTCGTCGTCGACAAGGCCATCAGCCTCGTCAGCGGTGCGATCAACGATCTCGCCGTGCTCGGAGGCACCGTCGGATCGATCCAGCAACGGGTCACCGGCGCAACCGAGAAGCTGAAGATCCAGAAGGACATCCTCAACGACCAGATCGTCAAGATGGAAGCGGTCGACCCGACCGAGGCCTCGGTCCGGGTCAACACCTTGCAGACCCAGATCCAGACGGCGCTCGCGCTCACCTCGCAGCTCCAGAAGATCAGCCTCATCAACTATCTCTGA
- a CDS encoding flagellar hook-length control protein FliK, whose product MTKLSGTSGQPFSGLAESLNMRGTSRSGKNAGAKSSADSSFNDLLRNVSNLAKKALNDEGGDASVKAASLRTRLTQPGEEDKTKGETVHERPAAADEAKSTRKSSDEKADKSSDSPVDHGAKTNVSDRPIVVAMVGQEFAVAPAVKSQMQSSVGDRKDAVARDERASTTRREAQAASMAKIDAVDSAPPAAASTGTRPQTAAAQVAATAQQGSETTPKAMPAASGFEAVTANVERAVKASARDALPEATKVTVVQQETHLPPAQFNAPQQVANAVVAELKESPTSAAVPDPAASQANAPDQPLKILTINLEPPALGNVTVRLRLVGTEVSVHLAAERKDTSQMLDQQRDSIRDLMQSAGYVADVAPVQHGSLDGFQSGSGQSQPQLSSQHQPPSQSQGSSGGAMSSGQSDGGAKQARQERQSNQETRHDQDVAPQNRRGPVYL is encoded by the coding sequence ATGACCAAACTCAGCGGAACCTCCGGACAGCCGTTCTCGGGCCTCGCCGAAAGCCTCAACATGCGCGGGACGTCGCGCTCCGGCAAGAACGCAGGGGCGAAATCGTCGGCGGACTCGTCGTTCAACGATCTGCTCCGCAATGTCTCGAATCTTGCGAAGAAGGCGCTCAACGATGAGGGCGGCGACGCCAGCGTGAAGGCGGCATCGTTGCGGACGCGTCTGACGCAGCCGGGCGAAGAGGACAAGACGAAGGGCGAGACGGTCCATGAACGCCCCGCGGCAGCCGACGAGGCCAAGTCCACTCGGAAGTCTTCCGACGAGAAGGCCGATAAATCGTCGGACAGCCCGGTCGACCACGGCGCGAAGACGAACGTCTCGGATCGGCCGATCGTTGTTGCGATGGTCGGACAGGAATTCGCTGTCGCACCAGCGGTGAAATCGCAGATGCAATCGTCGGTGGGCGACAGGAAGGACGCGGTCGCGCGCGACGAGCGCGCATCCACGACCAGGCGTGAAGCTCAGGCTGCGAGCATGGCTAAAATCGACGCAGTCGATTCAGCGCCGCCCGCTGCCGCTTCGACAGGCACGCGGCCACAGACTGCGGCTGCGCAAGTGGCCGCGACCGCACAGCAAGGTAGCGAGACTACGCCGAAGGCAATGCCGGCGGCATCCGGCTTCGAGGCTGTCACGGCCAATGTGGAGCGCGCCGTCAAAGCCTCGGCGCGGGATGCATTGCCCGAGGCGACCAAGGTCACCGTGGTACAGCAGGAGACCCATCTGCCGCCGGCACAGTTCAACGCGCCGCAACAGGTCGCCAATGCGGTCGTTGCCGAGCTGAAGGAATCTCCGACGTCCGCTGCGGTCCCCGATCCCGCGGCGTCCCAGGCCAACGCGCCGGATCAGCCGCTCAAGATCCTGACCATCAATCTCGAGCCGCCGGCGCTGGGCAACGTCACAGTGCGCCTGCGTCTCGTCGGCACCGAAGTGTCCGTCCACCTCGCGGCCGAACGCAAGGATACCAGCCAGATGCTGGACCAGCAGCGCGACTCGATTCGCGATCTCATGCAGTCGGCCGGCTATGTCGCCGACGTTGCGCCGGTTCAGCACGGCTCGCTGGACGGATTCCAGAGCGGCTCCGGCCAGTCGCAGCCGCAGCTTTCGAGCCAGCACCAGCCACCATCGCAGTCGCAAGGCTCGTCCGGCGGCGCCATGTCGTCGGGGCAGTCGGACGGCGGCGCGAAGCAGGCCCGGCAGGAGCGCCAGTCCAATCAGGAGACGCGTCATGACCAGGACGTGGCGCCGCAGAATCGTCGCGGCCCTGTTTATCTGTAA
- the fliF gene encoding flagellar basal-body MS-ring/collar protein FliF, producing MLSRAQIQQLLNNLLELGPRRLMALGLIGFAVLVTVVGGAYYLSRPEFETLYTGLTREDVTRIGAALREQNITFDINAAGDAVSVRPSQTMQARMLLAEKGLPTSANSGYELFDKIGSLGLTSFMQEVTKLRALEGEIARTVQLMKGVKAARVHIVLPVRGSFRATQQPPSASVVLRTDGAIEARTAQSIRHLVAAAIPGMSRDKVTVLDADGSMLLAEEDEASAAPTKMASLQKTVGGMVQENIRKALTPYLGLDNFEVSVAPQLSTDKRQINETVYDPESRAERSVRNVREKESSQNADRSTPTTVQQNLPDQQVNAGGSKNSSEDKTRREDVTNFEVSSKTTTTVSDGYSVKKLFIAVLVNRARLVADLGDKSNQAILDSKLAEISQLAATAGGLDKARGDQIQVTAVDFIEGSRELAPVPPISFVEMLNKQLGSVINAVTILAVASMLVWFGLRPAVNGILTHRAQQEQTEAAEAAELEAATALALAESQDPELNLVEDLEGKMQRTPQKRLEQIVRLDQMQAAAILKDWMRREEAA from the coding sequence ATGCTCAGTCGCGCGCAGATACAGCAACTGCTCAACAATCTGCTCGAGCTCGGGCCGCGACGCCTGATGGCCTTGGGACTGATCGGCTTTGCCGTTCTCGTCACCGTCGTCGGCGGTGCTTATTATCTGAGCCGGCCCGAGTTCGAAACCCTCTATACCGGCCTTACTCGCGAAGACGTGACGCGCATCGGTGCGGCGTTGCGCGAGCAGAACATCACCTTCGATATCAACGCTGCCGGTGATGCGGTCTCGGTGCGCCCGAGCCAGACCATGCAGGCGCGGATGCTGCTCGCCGAGAAGGGGCTGCCGACCAGCGCCAATTCCGGCTACGAGCTGTTCGACAAGATCGGCTCGCTCGGCCTGACCTCGTTCATGCAGGAAGTCACCAAGCTGCGCGCGCTCGAGGGCGAGATCGCGCGCACGGTTCAGCTGATGAAGGGCGTCAAGGCGGCGCGGGTGCATATCGTGCTGCCGGTGCGCGGCTCGTTCCGCGCGACGCAGCAGCCACCTTCGGCATCCGTCGTGCTGCGCACCGACGGCGCGATCGAGGCGCGCACGGCGCAGTCGATCCGCCATCTCGTCGCCGCCGCCATTCCCGGCATGAGCCGCGACAAGGTGACGGTGCTGGATGCCGACGGCTCGATGCTGCTCGCCGAGGAAGACGAGGCGAGCGCTGCGCCGACCAAGATGGCCAGCCTCCAGAAGACGGTCGGCGGCATGGTGCAGGAGAACATCCGCAAGGCGCTGACGCCGTATCTGGGCCTCGACAATTTCGAGGTGAGCGTCGCGCCGCAGCTCTCCACCGACAAGCGGCAGATCAATGAGACCGTCTACGATCCCGAGAGCCGCGCCGAGCGTTCGGTGCGGAACGTGCGCGAGAAAGAGTCCTCGCAGAACGCGGACCGTTCGACGCCGACCACGGTCCAGCAGAACCTTCCCGACCAGCAGGTGAATGCCGGCGGCAGCAAGAATTCCAGCGAGGACAAGACCCGCCGCGAGGACGTCACCAATTTCGAGGTGTCGTCCAAGACCACGACGACGGTGAGCGACGGCTATTCGGTCAAGAAGCTGTTCATCGCCGTCCTCGTCAACCGCGCGCGTCTCGTCGCCGATCTCGGTGACAAGAGCAACCAGGCCATCCTCGACAGCAAGCTCGCCGAGATCAGCCAGCTCGCGGCCACGGCCGGTGGGCTGGACAAGGCGCGCGGCGACCAGATCCAGGTGACCGCTGTCGACTTCATCGAGGGCTCGCGCGAACTGGCCCCGGTGCCGCCGATCAGTTTCGTCGAGATGCTCAACAAGCAGCTCGGCAGCGTCATCAACGCGGTGACCATCCTCGCCGTGGCGTCGATGCTGGTCTGGTTCGGTCTCCGGCCCGCGGTCAACGGCATTCTGACCCATCGCGCGCAGCAGGAGCAGACCGAGGCGGCGGAGGCCGCTGAGCTTGAAGCTGCCACGGCCCTTGCGTTGGCCGAGAGTCAGGACCCCGAGCTCAACCTCGTCGAAGACCTCGAAGGCAAGATGCAGCGAACGCCACAAAAGCGGCTGGAGCAGATCGTCCGGCTCGACCAGATGCAGGCGGCCGCGATCCTTAAAGACTGGATGCGACGCGAGGAGGCGGCATGA
- a CDS encoding transglycosylase SLT domain-containing protein: MTRTWRRRIVAALFICNAGAAEAAADGARPCEREMARAAQQHGIPLGILYAVGLTETGRRGALHPFALGADGQTVFAKDINDAIANFEAMRAKGIKLIDLGCMQINHYYHGDKFGSVRAMFDPARNVEYAARFLKELKQREGSWTMAVARYNAGPNNQPAQKRYVCHIVAHLVSSGFGAWTDKARSLCQPKTT, encoded by the coding sequence ATGACCAGGACGTGGCGCCGCAGAATCGTCGCGGCCCTGTTTATCTGTAACGCGGGCGCGGCGGAGGCGGCTGCCGACGGCGCGCGCCCCTGCGAACGCGAGATGGCGCGTGCGGCCCAGCAGCACGGGATTCCGCTCGGCATTCTCTATGCGGTCGGCCTCACCGAGACCGGACGTCGCGGCGCGCTCCATCCTTTCGCGCTCGGCGCCGACGGCCAGACCGTGTTCGCCAAGGACATCAACGATGCGATCGCGAACTTCGAAGCGATGCGAGCTAAGGGCATCAAGCTGATCGACCTCGGCTGCATGCAGATCAACCACTATTATCACGGCGACAAGTTCGGCTCGGTGCGCGCGATGTTCGATCCGGCCCGGAACGTCGAATACGCCGCGCGCTTCCTGAAGGAGCTGAAGCAGCGCGAGGGCAGCTGGACCATGGCGGTCGCCCGCTACAATGCAGGGCCCAACAACCAGCCGGCGCAGAAGCGCTACGTCTGTCACATCGTTGCCCATCTCGTGTCGAGCGGCTTCGGCGCGTGGACCGACAAGGCGCGGTCGCTCTGTCAGCCGAAAACGACCTGA
- the flgK gene encoding flagellar hook-associated protein FlgK — translation MSLTAALDSARASLMASGIQSSTISRNIAGANATGYSRKIAVLDNLPGTGVYVAAIQRAASGGLFTNVLTATSASAKQGVIYDGLQKIAASTVDDPELEQSPTAQLTKLKQALQQYANSTDNATLAQAAVTSAKDMVANLNQATKTVQSVREGADADMATSVANINQLLAQFDKVNTAIVKGTISGDDVTDYLDQRDTIVSKLSQEVGVSMSLRANGDAALYTDSGVVLFDKTARTVSFAATNVYTPGTTGNAVYIDGVPVTGANSVMPIKTGKLAGLAELRDNATVTYQSQLDEIARGLIDAFKESDQSATPTLADRPGLFTYPGAPAMPASATISVGLAGTISIAASVDPAAGGNPNLLRDGAISGNAAFNYNTTGNAGFSARLQQLIIEMDAPQPFAVAAQAKPSGSVIEFASSSASWIESQRKTADDSVQYQNTLLDRSTAALSNVNGVNMDDEMSLMLQVERTYSASSKIISTVDEMLQSLLAAVGN, via the coding sequence ATGTCCCTTACCGCCGCTCTCGACTCCGCTCGCGCCTCGCTCATGGCGTCGGGCATCCAGTCCTCGACGATCTCGCGCAACATCGCCGGTGCCAACGCGACCGGCTATTCGCGCAAGATCGCCGTGCTGGACAATCTCCCCGGCACCGGCGTCTATGTCGCGGCGATCCAGCGCGCCGCGAGCGGAGGCCTTTTCACGAACGTTCTCACCGCGACGTCGGCGTCCGCCAAGCAGGGCGTGATCTATGACGGCCTCCAGAAGATCGCGGCCTCGACGGTGGACGATCCCGAGCTCGAGCAGTCGCCGACCGCCCAGCTCACCAAGCTGAAGCAGGCGCTCCAGCAATATGCGAACTCCACCGACAACGCGACCCTGGCGCAGGCCGCGGTGACGTCCGCCAAGGACATGGTGGCGAACCTCAACCAGGCGACCAAGACCGTGCAGTCCGTCCGCGAGGGCGCGGACGCCGACATGGCGACGTCTGTCGCCAACATCAATCAGCTGCTCGCCCAGTTCGACAAGGTCAACACCGCGATCGTGAAGGGGACGATCTCCGGTGACGACGTCACCGACTATCTCGACCAGCGCGACACGATCGTCTCGAAGCTGTCGCAGGAGGTCGGCGTTTCGATGTCGCTCCGCGCCAACGGCGATGCGGCGCTCTACACCGACAGCGGTGTCGTGCTGTTCGACAAGACGGCGCGGACGGTGAGCTTCGCGGCGACCAACGTCTATACGCCCGGCACCACCGGCAATGCAGTCTATATCGACGGTGTCCCGGTGACTGGCGCAAATTCGGTGATGCCGATCAAGACGGGCAAGCTCGCGGGTCTCGCCGAATTGCGCGACAACGCCACGGTTACATACCAGAGCCAGCTCGACGAAATTGCGCGCGGCCTGATCGACGCCTTCAAGGAGAGCGATCAGTCAGCTACCCCCACGCTGGCCGACAGGCCGGGCCTCTTCACCTATCCCGGTGCGCCGGCGATGCCCGCGAGCGCCACCATTTCGGTGGGTCTCGCCGGAACGATCAGCATCGCAGCCTCGGTCGATCCTGCGGCGGGCGGCAACCCGAACCTGCTGCGTGATGGCGCAATCAGCGGCAACGCTGCCTTCAACTACAACACCACCGGCAATGCCGGCTTCTCCGCGCGGCTCCAGCAGCTCATCATCGAGATGGACGCGCCGCAGCCATTCGCCGTCGCGGCGCAGGCCAAGCCGAGCGGCAGCGTGATCGAGTTTGCCTCCTCCTCGGCGAGTTGGATCGAAAGCCAGCGCAAGACCGCGGACGACAGCGTCCAGTACCAGAACACGCTGCTCGACCGCAGCACCGCGGCGCTGTCCAACGTCAACGGCGTCAACATGGACGACGAGATGTCGTTGATGCTCCAGGTCGAGCGCACCTATTCGGCATCGTCGAAGATCATTTCCACCGTCGACGAGATGTTGCAGAGCCTGCTGGCTGCCGTGGGGAACTAA
- a CDS encoding flagellar hook protein FlgE, with product MSLYGIMRTGVSGMSAQSNKLSTVSDNIANVNTTGYKRASTEFSSLILKSGSGNYDSGAVETTVRYAISDAGHTQFTTSTTDLAVQGNGFFVVSNADNTQQYLTRAGSFVPDSQGNLVNAAGYYLLGQPGLVTNFSQNSLAGMQIVNIAQVSQVPVPSTAGTLTTGNLDPTAAVIAGPPGPASYSSKSSIVAYNNIGQAVTLDVYMSHTATAAGSDTWQVQVYDSATGTSLGAATTFTFDTTAAGKGALAAASPTGLTVTVPGGAALTMDLSNMTQVGTDFSFKATVNGSVPAAIDKVDVNEAGHVTAILKNGQQLTLYTIMLADVASPDNLTPEPGNVYSTNMNSGNAQAGNAGAGGLGTIQSGALEDSNVDLADELTGMIEAQRGFTANSKSFQTGADLLDVVVNLKR from the coding sequence ATGAGCCTCTACGGCATTATGCGCACCGGCGTTTCCGGGATGTCTGCGCAGTCCAACAAGCTGTCGACGGTCTCTGACAACATCGCGAACGTCAACACCACCGGTTACAAGCGGGCTTCCACCGAATTCTCCTCGCTGATCCTGAAGAGTGGCTCGGGCAATTATGACTCCGGTGCCGTCGAGACGACCGTTCGTTACGCCATCAGCGACGCCGGACATACCCAGTTCACCACGTCAACGACGGACCTTGCCGTTCAAGGCAACGGCTTCTTCGTGGTGTCGAACGCCGACAACACGCAGCAATATCTGACGCGCGCCGGCTCCTTCGTGCCTGACAGCCAGGGCAACCTCGTCAACGCTGCCGGCTACTATCTCCTCGGCCAGCCAGGCCTCGTGACCAACTTTTCGCAGAACAGCCTGGCGGGAATGCAGATCGTCAACATCGCGCAGGTCTCGCAGGTGCCCGTGCCGTCGACGGCGGGGACGCTCACCACCGGCAATCTGGATCCGACGGCGGCCGTCATTGCCGGTCCACCCGGCCCGGCGTCCTATTCGTCGAAGAGCTCGATCGTGGCCTACAACAATATCGGCCAGGCCGTGACGCTTGACGTCTATATGTCCCACACCGCGACGGCCGCCGGCTCGGACACCTGGCAGGTCCAGGTCTATGACTCCGCGACAGGTACGTCGCTCGGCGCTGCCACCACGTTCACCTTCGACACCACGGCGGCCGGCAAGGGCGCGCTGGCGGCGGCGAGTCCGACGGGCCTCACCGTGACCGTCCCGGGCGGTGCGGCGCTGACCATGGACCTGTCGAACATGACGCAGGTCGGAACCGACTTCAGCTTCAAGGCCACCGTCAATGGCAGCGTCCCCGCGGCCATCGACAAGGTCGATGTCAACGAGGCCGGCCACGTGACGGCCATTCTCAAGAACGGGCAGCAGTTGACGCTCTACACGATCATGCTTGCCGACGTCGCGAGCCCCGACAATCTGACGCCCGAGCCGGGTAACGTCTATTCGACCAACATGAACTCCGGCAATGCGCAGGCCGGGAACGCCGGCGCCGGCGGGCTCGGCACGATCCAGTCCGGCGCCTTGGAAGACTCCAATGTCGATCTTGCCGACGAGCTCACCGGAATGATCGAAGCGCAGCGCGGCTTCACCGCGAACTCGAAATCGTTCCAGACGGGTGCCGACCTGCTCGACGTCGTCGTCAACCTGAAGCGCTGA
- a CDS encoding MotB family protein, whose translation MNEVKPELVIIRRRSAFAEEPHHGGVWKIAYADFMTAMMAFFLVMWLLNALNQDQKQVVASYFNPIKLAENAPAPKGLKDLSKKEPSSFEGQDGKRQPAGPNEERRGDSPTAEKPASYEEKVLFRDPYATLAEIANSANQATGQRRAGALASAEEDGLKGGDAYRDPFDPGYWRLAPQAAKDADRIIESEPKPNASAREVSGAGQGEPQARRAKVEDAGGSVAPNADSPSASLSPLLPPGPAPSQASREGSAQAPVQSNAAAQARPNTTMKDSEPRDAAQAQQPTVKQLQSAIADALSDVKAGAGPVAEVRQVEEGLLVSLTDDASFGMFAVGSAEPRPELIRVIDKIGPLLTKQSGMIIVRGHTDNRPYKSDTYDNWRLSTARAQMAYYMLVRAGVDAQRIEHVEGYADRRPKLPNDPAAAQNRRIEILIREKRP comes from the coding sequence ATGAACGAGGTCAAGCCAGAGCTCGTGATCATCCGTCGGCGGAGCGCCTTCGCCGAAGAGCCGCATCATGGTGGCGTTTGGAAGATCGCCTATGCGGATTTCATGACCGCGATGATGGCGTTCTTCCTGGTCATGTGGCTGCTCAACGCCCTCAACCAGGACCAGAAGCAGGTGGTTGCGAGCTATTTCAATCCGATCAAGCTCGCGGAGAACGCACCTGCTCCGAAGGGTCTGAAGGATCTCTCGAAGAAGGAGCCGTCGTCGTTCGAAGGCCAGGACGGCAAGCGTCAGCCGGCCGGGCCCAATGAAGAGCGTCGCGGCGATTCTCCGACCGCCGAGAAACCCGCCTCCTACGAAGAGAAGGTCCTGTTCCGCGATCCCTATGCGACGCTTGCCGAGATCGCCAATAGTGCGAACCAGGCCACCGGCCAGCGGCGCGCCGGCGCACTGGCCTCTGCCGAAGAGGACGGACTCAAGGGCGGCGATGCCTACCGTGATCCCTTCGATCCCGGCTATTGGAGGCTGGCGCCGCAGGCCGCCAAGGACGCGGATCGCATCATCGAGAGCGAGCCGAAGCCGAATGCCTCCGCGCGCGAGGTGTCCGGCGCGGGGCAGGGCGAGCCGCAGGCTCGCCGTGCCAAGGTGGAGGACGCCGGCGGAAGCGTGGCGCCGAACGCAGATAGCCCGTCCGCGAGCCTGTCGCCGCTGCTGCCGCCGGGGCCTGCGCCCTCGCAAGCATCGCGCGAGGGGAGTGCTCAAGCCCCCGTTCAAAGCAATGCCGCTGCGCAGGCACGCCCCAACACCACGATGAAGGATTCCGAACCGCGCGATGCCGCGCAAGCCCAGCAGCCGACGGTCAAGCAGCTTCAGTCCGCGATCGCGGACGCGCTGTCGGACGTCAAGGCCGGCGCGGGACCTGTGGCCGAGGTTCGTCAGGTCGAGGAAGGCCTTCTGGTCAGCCTTACCGACGATGCGAGCTTCGGCATGTTCGCGGTCGGCTCGGCCGAACCGCGGCCCGAACTCATTCGCGTGATCGACAAGATCGGCCCGCTGCTGACGAAGCAGTCCGGCATGATCATCGTCCGCGGTCACACCGACAATCGGCCCTACAAGTCGGACACCTACGACAATTGGCGGCTGTCGACCGCCCGCGCGCAGATGGCCTATTACATGCTGGTCCGCGCCGGCGTCGATGCGCAGCGGATCGAGCATGTCGAAGGCTACGCCGACCGGCGGCCGAAACTTCCGAACGACCCGGCGGCCGCGCAGAATCGCCGGATCGAGATCCTGATCCGGGAGAAGCGCCCTTGA
- a CDS encoding chemotaxis protein gives MTRPLLCVALLMLLPFTAPAALAEPAPIPASTSGEPYELVRALQAVQDGIANGDTAAHGNHLALIRQVGEKFLAADAGVWSNPQNGQAVVIYLLSGGAPQIVRKLPRDKMNIDERLFNGALAYVEGRQDEARELLKDVKPRAIPSGLGGQVALVQGALFARSEASFAIERLDDARLLLPGTLVEEAALRREILLVGQAEDFDKFEFLTLAYIRHYRNSIYAGDFWQRFSTGLTQSSLALDESRFARITALLEQIDRASRLKLHLVIARAAMLRGRLTVTRLASERALTLSADASADRERAHLFRGASRALTDEYDGGLAELKALDRSKLPERDVPLLNVAMQLALDIRKPFMGGSADKSPATPARLDLASSTATIARAQKQLGELELLTRDRRP, from the coding sequence TTGACCAGGCCACTCCTATGCGTCGCGCTCCTGATGCTGCTGCCGTTCACGGCGCCGGCTGCATTGGCCGAGCCGGCACCGATCCCGGCATCGACATCGGGCGAGCCGTACGAGCTCGTGCGCGCGTTGCAGGCCGTGCAGGACGGCATCGCCAACGGTGACACTGCGGCCCATGGCAACCACCTCGCGCTGATCCGGCAGGTCGGCGAGAAATTTCTCGCCGCCGATGCGGGCGTGTGGAGCAATCCGCAGAACGGCCAGGCCGTCGTCATCTATCTCCTCAGCGGCGGCGCGCCGCAAATCGTCCGCAAGCTGCCGCGCGACAAGATGAACATCGATGAGCGGCTGTTCAATGGTGCGCTCGCTTATGTCGAGGGTCGCCAGGACGAGGCTCGCGAGTTGCTCAAGGACGTCAAGCCGCGCGCGATTCCCTCGGGCCTCGGCGGGCAGGTCGCGCTGGTCCAGGGCGCGCTGTTCGCACGCTCCGAGGCCTCATTCGCGATCGAGCGCCTCGACGACGCGCGCCTGCTCCTGCCCGGCACGCTGGTGGAGGAGGCGGCGCTGCGGCGCGAGATCCTGCTGGTTGGGCAGGCCGAGGATTTCGACAAGTTCGAGTTCCTGACGCTGGCCTATATCCGCCATTATCGCAATTCGATCTATGCCGGCGATTTCTGGCAGCGCTTCTCCACGGGCCTGACGCAATCGAGCCTCGCGCTCGACGAGAGCCGATTTGCGCGGATCACGGCGCTGCTGGAGCAGATCGACCGCGCGAGCCGCCTCAAGCTCCATCTCGTGATCGCACGCGCCGCGATGCTGCGCGGACGGCTGACCGTGACGCGGCTCGCCAGCGAGCGCGCGTTGACGCTCAGTGCTGATGCGTCGGCGGACCGCGAGCGTGCCCATCTCTTCCGTGGCGCCTCGCGGGCGCTCACCGACGAGTATGACGGCGGTCTCGCCGAGCTGAAGGCACTCGACCGATCGAAGCTGCCCGAGCGCGACGTTCCCCTCCTGAATGTGGCGATGCAGCTCGCGCTCGACATCCGCAAGCCGTTCATGGGCGGATCCGCCGACAAGTCTCCCGCAACGCCGGCGCGTCTCGATCTGGCGTCATCGACCGCGACCATCGCGCGCGCACAGAAGCAGCTCGGCGAACTCGAGCTTCTCACCAGGGATCGCCGTCCATGA